The sequence CAGCTATATTTTTTCCAATACGCTGCAAATCCAGACGGTGGACGAGATGTTCGAATCAATCGGTGCCCGCTACTTCAGCGCGGACGACAGGGAAGAGGCACTTGCGCGGTGTCAGCAAGCGCTTTTGGAGCAGCGTCGCTAGCTGACAGTTAGCAGCGCGGAAAGGTCAAGGTAGCTGGCAACATCCGACGCGATGGGCCCCGCCCCCAAATGCGGGACCACCCCAAGACAGGGCGCAGGTAACATCCCCTGCAACGTCGCAAGATTTTCTTCAAAGCAGGCCATATCGGGATCAACACGATTGGCCACCCAACCGGCCAACGACAAGCCATCTGCGCGAATCGCGTCGGCCGTTAACAGGGCGTGACTGATGCAGCCCAGCTTCATCCCCACCACCAGAATCACCGGCAGGTTCAGTTCCACTGCAAGCGCAGCCAGCGTTTCCCGGTGATTGAGAGGCACCCGCCAGCCACCGGCACCTTCGACCAAAAGAAAGTCCGCCGGGTGCATCATGCTGCCTCGG comes from Spongiibacter tropicus DSM 19543 and encodes:
- the bioD gene encoding dethiobiotin synthase — translated: MARAARFFVTGTDTDAGKTLVACGLLAAASAQGLRTLALKPVAAGAEKRSGELRNDDALNLMAAMSEKLSYAQVNPVVFEEAIAPHIAADHEGRRLTAAQLAGYCRGSMMHPADFLLVEGAGGWRVPLNHRETLAALAVELNLPVILVVGMKLGCISHALLTADAIRADGLSLAGWVANRVDPDMACFEENLATLQGMLPAPCLGVVPHLGAGPIASDVASYLDLSALLTVS